Proteins from one Salinispora arenicola genomic window:
- a CDS encoding methyltransferase: MPVPLSPEEAQQFHASDAAPAAFLDLLDAVSFRSVGAGLRLGVFEALASGPLPVERLAARTGTDPLGLRILLDALTSFGYLVRADGRYANSVNTTRWLLRSVPDSFAPVLAFWSALLTGWWHDLEMSIRSGTPTGDFYAWLEERPETLADFQTMLRRLADGLGAEIVELVPVPDDARSMLDVGGGHASYPVAFLTAHPQLRATVVDLAGALIQGAETIAAAGLTERCTLRAGDLFEVDYGTGHDLVLLFNIVHGYQPAETLTLLRRAAAALRPGGRVALLEPLAEAPEQPAGLSEAFVRMFSLNLFHTQGGRAYGHDELVGLLREAGFTDVRQQVLSGSETDHLVTAVLAA; the protein is encoded by the coding sequence ATGCCGGTGCCGTTGAGCCCGGAGGAGGCGCAGCAGTTCCACGCCTCCGACGCCGCCCCCGCCGCGTTTCTCGACCTGCTCGACGCGGTCTCCTTCCGTAGCGTCGGAGCCGGGCTCCGGTTGGGAGTCTTCGAGGCGCTGGCCAGCGGCCCGCTCCCGGTCGAACGGCTCGCCGCCCGTACCGGCACTGACCCGCTCGGCCTGCGGATCCTCCTCGACGCGTTGACCAGCTTCGGTTACCTGGTCCGCGCCGACGGCCGGTACGCCAACAGCGTCAACACGACACGCTGGCTCCTGCGGTCCGTACCGGACAGTTTCGCGCCGGTGCTCGCCTTCTGGTCGGCGCTGCTCACCGGGTGGTGGCACGACCTGGAGATGTCGATCCGCTCGGGCACTCCGACCGGTGACTTCTACGCGTGGCTGGAGGAACGACCGGAGACCCTGGCGGACTTCCAGACCATGTTGCGTCGCCTCGCCGACGGGCTCGGTGCGGAGATCGTCGAGCTGGTGCCGGTGCCGGACGACGCGCGTAGCATGCTCGACGTCGGTGGCGGACATGCGAGCTACCCGGTGGCCTTCCTCACCGCCCACCCGCAGCTGCGGGCCACCGTGGTGGACCTGGCTGGTGCGCTGATCCAGGGGGCGGAGACCATCGCCGCCGCAGGCCTGACCGAACGGTGCACGTTGCGGGCGGGTGACCTCTTCGAGGTCGATTACGGCACCGGCCACGATCTGGTGCTGCTGTTCAACATCGTCCACGGTTACCAGCCGGCCGAGACGCTGACGCTGCTGCGCCGGGCCGCCGCCGCGTTGCGCCCTGGTGGCCGGGTGGCCCTGCTCGAACCGCTGGCCGAGGCGCCGGAGCAGCCGGCTGGTCTCAGTGAGGCGTTTGTGCGGATGTTCAGCCTGAACCTGTTTCACACCCAGGGGGGTCGGGCCTACGGCCACGACGAACTCGTTGGGCTGCTGCGGGAGGCCGGCTTCACCGACGTACGGCAGCAGGTGCTCAGTGGATCGGAGACCGACCATCTGGTGACCGCGGTCCTGGCCGCTTGA
- a CDS encoding discoidin domain-containing protein — MPTAHPKPRRPRHRLALALAIPLMLIASALTISAQGADAAPVLLSQGKPTTASSVELDETPPTAATDGDPGTRWSSEFADPQWLQVDLGDTATISQVTLRWEAAYASAFQIQVSATPSGPWQTIYQTAAGTGGTQDLAVSGTGRHVRVHGTARGTGWGYSLWEFEVYGTISASCTGNAARGRDATASSVETADTPAAAAVDGNSTTRWSSTFADPQWIQIDLGDVATICQVVLRWETAAARAFDIQTATNPNGPWTTRYATTTGAGGVQTLDVFGTGRYVRMHGTARTTPYGYSLWEFVVRTSGSAPPPDDFWGDTSSIPPAQNVLTVKILNRTNGRYPDSQVYWSFGGQTRSIAEQPYIDMPANSAGRMYFHLGSPTSQYRDFVEFTVAPDRFNGNTTRVDAFGLKLAMRLRAHDGFDKAVGETEATFAEDRATTFQRFSDAMPAEFTHLATIEAPYRVPSPGNTPQFRAGGQYANYLSGYASSVGIPASTAEIFGCSGPLASNPDGCAALNRHVAHLPRSQWENPALFYQQAPANYYAKFWHEQSIDGLSYGFPYDDVADQSSFVSASDPQWLIVAVGW; from the coding sequence ATGCCGACAGCTCACCCGAAACCCCGTCGTCCGCGTCACCGCCTCGCACTAGCGCTTGCGATCCCCCTCATGTTGATCGCGAGCGCCCTGACCATCTCCGCCCAGGGTGCCGACGCCGCCCCCGTCCTGCTGTCGCAGGGCAAGCCGACCACCGCCTCCTCCGTCGAACTGGACGAGACCCCACCCACCGCCGCCACCGACGGCGACCCGGGCACCCGCTGGTCCAGCGAGTTCGCCGATCCGCAGTGGCTCCAGGTCGACCTGGGCGACACCGCCACGATCAGCCAGGTGACCCTGCGCTGGGAGGCCGCCTACGCGAGCGCCTTCCAGATCCAGGTGTCCGCGACCCCCTCCGGGCCCTGGCAGACGATCTACCAGACCGCCGCCGGAACGGGCGGCACCCAGGATCTCGCGGTCAGCGGCACCGGGCGCCACGTCCGGGTCCACGGCACCGCCCGCGGCACCGGCTGGGGCTACTCCCTGTGGGAGTTCGAGGTCTACGGCACCATCTCGGCAAGCTGCACGGGCAATGCCGCGCGTGGTCGGGACGCTACGGCCTCCTCAGTCGAAACCGCCGACACCCCCGCCGCCGCGGCCGTCGACGGCAACTCCACCACGCGGTGGTCGAGCACCTTCGCCGATCCGCAGTGGATTCAGATCGACCTCGGTGACGTCGCGACGATCTGTCAGGTCGTACTTCGGTGGGAGACGGCCGCCGCGCGGGCGTTCGACATCCAGACAGCCACCAACCCCAACGGGCCGTGGACCACCCGCTACGCCACCACCACCGGCGCCGGTGGAGTGCAGACGCTCGACGTGTTCGGGACCGGACGTTACGTGCGCATGCACGGCACCGCCCGCACCACACCGTACGGCTACTCGCTGTGGGAGTTCGTCGTGCGTACGTCGGGGTCCGCCCCGCCGCCCGACGACTTCTGGGGCGACACCAGCTCGATACCGCCCGCCCAGAACGTCCTCACGGTCAAGATCCTGAACCGAACCAACGGACGCTACCCCGACAGCCAGGTGTACTGGAGCTTCGGCGGCCAGACCCGGTCCATCGCGGAACAGCCCTACATCGACATGCCCGCGAACTCGGCCGGCCGGATGTACTTCCACCTCGGCTCACCGACCAGCCAATACCGTGACTTCGTCGAATTCACCGTTGCCCCGGACCGATTCAACGGCAACACCACCCGGGTAGACGCGTTCGGGCTCAAGCTGGCGATGCGGCTGCGCGCCCACGATGGATTCGACAAGGCAGTCGGGGAAACCGAGGCCACCTTCGCCGAGGACCGCGCCACGACCTTCCAGCGGTTCTCGGACGCGATGCCGGCCGAGTTCACGCACCTGGCCACGATCGAGGCGCCGTATCGGGTGCCGTCCCCGGGCAACACGCCCCAGTTCCGCGCCGGCGGTCAGTACGCCAACTACCTGAGCGGGTACGCGTCGTCGGTCGGGATTCCCGCCTCCACCGCCGAGATCTTCGGGTGCTCCGGACCGTTGGCCAGCAACCCCGACGGCTGTGCCGCACTGAACCGTCATGTCGCCCACCTGCCCCGGTCGCAGTGGGAGAACCCGGCCCTGTTCTACCAACAGGCACCGGCCAACTACTACGCGAAGTTCTGGCATGAGCAGTCCATCGACGGCCTGTCCTACGGTTTCCCCTACGACGATGTCGCAGACCAGTCATCGTTCGTCTCAGCCAGTGACCCGCAGTGGTTGATCGTCGCGGTGGGGTGGTAG
- a CDS encoding helix-turn-helix domain-containing protein yields MHDDDTTAARRALGRRLAHLRRAAGHTQHGLARLVQYGRSSVANTETGRQHPERPFWTRCDEALRTGGVLTAEFDRIASLNHHHRLGPPRGGAGPTSDNPPTWWEDEDHITARRLALTTPAADDARLAQLEHEIQAVIDDNGRCPPATLVARLRPLRDCVDQLMDARQHPYQRARLYTVAAHLSGLLAALALDLGALALAHAYAAEAFAIADIARQPATRAWAYHPTATINHCGSLAETNDDWSATSS; encoded by the coding sequence ATGCACGACGACGACACCACAGCCGCCCGTCGCGCCCTCGGCCGCCGCCTCGCTCACCTACGCAGGGCCGCCGGGCACACCCAGCATGGTCTCGCCCGGCTCGTGCAGTACGGGCGCAGCTCGGTGGCGAACACGGAAACCGGTCGTCAACACCCCGAGCGACCCTTCTGGACCCGCTGCGACGAGGCGCTGCGCACCGGCGGTGTGCTCACGGCCGAATTTGACCGCATCGCGAGCCTGAACCACCACCACCGCCTGGGCCCACCCCGTGGCGGTGCCGGACCGACCAGTGACAACCCACCGACGTGGTGGGAGGACGAGGACCACATCACCGCCCGCCGGCTCGCGTTGACCACCCCGGCAGCCGATGATGCGCGGCTGGCGCAGCTGGAACACGAGATCCAGGCGGTGATCGACGACAACGGTCGCTGCCCACCAGCCACTCTCGTGGCCCGGCTACGTCCGCTGCGGGACTGCGTCGACCAGTTGATGGACGCCCGGCAGCACCCGTACCAACGCGCCCGCCTCTACACCGTCGCGGCGCACCTGTCCGGTCTCCTCGCCGCACTCGCCCTGGATCTGGGCGCCCTTGCCCTCGCACACGCCTACGCCGCCGAAGCCTTCGCCATCGCCGACATCGCGCGGCAACCCGCCACGCGGGCCTGGGCCTACCACCCCACCGCGACGATCAACCACTGCGGGTCACTGGCTGAGACGAACGATGACTGGTCTGCGACATCGTCGTAG
- a CDS encoding MFS transporter gives MAERTVPTARWAAIWLGQLVSLVGSSLTAFVLGVWVYQRTGSVTQFSLIFLAATLPAVLFAPFAGALADRRDRRGLMLVADTVAAAGTAALAALVVADALQVWHIYLGTAVTATASTVHQVAYQAMTPALVGKRHLGRFNGLMQVSRAVQIAAPLIAGVLVVTVGIGGVMAIDLGTFVVAASTLLLVRLPADVTRPAESGPAEAVLRGAAAGWRYLRQRPGLLQLMVVFGAYNFLFGIAGVLVQPLILSFATADTLGLLMSVGGAGLFAGSLVMGVWGGPTRRVTAVCGGLAVGGVALVLHAAAPSAWLIGVVAPLFLFTLPIVNSSTMTLIQTKTEPSVLGRVLATARVIGDASVPLAYVLAGPIADGLFEPMLRPEGALADSVGRVIGTGEGRGIALLFAVTGVAMVFLAVLAWTRPVLRGADDLPDALPDDAPDPETVSADRQPAT, from the coding sequence ATGGCTGAGCGCACCGTGCCCACTGCCCGGTGGGCCGCGATCTGGCTCGGCCAGCTCGTCTCGCTGGTCGGGTCGAGCCTCACCGCGTTCGTCCTCGGGGTCTGGGTCTATCAGCGCACCGGCTCGGTCACCCAGTTCTCCCTGATCTTCCTTGCCGCGACCCTGCCGGCGGTACTGTTCGCGCCATTCGCCGGGGCGCTTGCCGACCGCCGGGACCGCCGGGGTCTGATGCTGGTCGCCGACACCGTCGCCGCCGCCGGCACGGCGGCGCTCGCCGCGCTGGTCGTCGCCGACGCCCTCCAGGTCTGGCACATCTACCTGGGGACCGCGGTGACCGCGACCGCGTCCACCGTGCATCAGGTCGCCTACCAGGCGATGACCCCGGCCCTGGTCGGCAAGCGACATCTGGGCCGGTTCAACGGTCTGATGCAGGTCTCCCGCGCGGTACAGATCGCCGCACCACTGATCGCCGGGGTGCTCGTGGTGACCGTCGGGATCGGCGGGGTCATGGCGATCGATCTGGGTACCTTCGTGGTCGCGGCGTCGACCCTGCTGCTGGTCCGGCTGCCTGCCGACGTGACACGCCCGGCCGAATCCGGTCCCGCCGAGGCGGTGCTGCGGGGAGCCGCCGCCGGCTGGCGCTATCTGCGGCAACGGCCGGGCCTGCTCCAGCTCATGGTGGTCTTCGGTGCGTACAACTTCCTCTTCGGCATCGCCGGGGTCCTGGTGCAGCCGCTGATCCTCTCGTTCGCCACGGCGGACACCCTCGGCCTGCTGATGTCCGTCGGGGGTGCCGGCCTCTTCGCCGGCAGCCTGGTGATGGGGGTGTGGGGCGGGCCGACCCGTCGGGTCACCGCCGTCTGCGGTGGACTCGCGGTCGGGGGCGTAGCTCTCGTCCTGCACGCGGCGGCCCCGTCCGCCTGGCTGATCGGGGTGGTGGCCCCGCTGTTCCTCTTCACCCTGCCGATCGTGAACAGCTCCACCATGACCCTGATCCAGACCAAGACCGAACCCTCCGTGCTGGGCCGGGTGCTCGCCACCGCCCGGGTGATCGGCGACGCCAGCGTGCCCCTGGCGTACGTGTTGGCCGGGCCGATCGCCGATGGTCTCTTCGAGCCGATGCTGCGCCCGGAGGGTGCGCTCGCTGATTCGGTCGGCCGGGTGATCGGCACGGGGGAGGGCCGCGGCATCGCGCTGCTCTTCGCGGTCACCGGGGTGGCGATGGTGTTCCTCGCTGTGCTCGCCTGGACCCGGCCGGTGCTGCGCGGCGCGGATGATCTACCCGACGCCCTTCCCGACGACGCCCCGGACCCCGAGACCGTCTCTGCCGACCGTCAACCCGCCACGTGA
- a CDS encoding class-II fumarase/aspartase family protein yields the protein MPTSAIDSLVFRDIFGEPRVRAIWSDEGRTRRYLEVEAALSQVQGAIGVIPRAAAAAISRVCRIENIDMDKLAQETTAIGYPVLPLVHQLQELAGDGGNWCHWGATTQDITDSTTILQIKASFEVIEELLGRTITAAAALAREHRDLPMVGRSNLQQGVPITFGFKMARMVASLLRHRERLAELRPRVEVVEFGGACGTLASLGHDGMRVQEKLAEELGLAKPDIAWHTEHDRIAEAACFLGLVTGTLAKFATDVKTMMMTEVGEVSEPFVPNRGSSSTMPQKRNPMSCCYITACAASVRQSVAALLDAMASDHERGTGPWEIEWIQLPPIFTLASGALAQAAFVLEGLEVHGDRMSSNLGVTKGLIMSEAVMMALARKMGRGQAHDLLYRLCRQALRQDTSLAEVLRADPDISTQLSANEIAELTDPVRYLGSAGIAVDQVLSRV from the coding sequence ATGCCGACGAGCGCGATCGACAGTCTCGTGTTCCGAGACATCTTCGGCGAACCTCGGGTGCGGGCGATCTGGTCGGACGAGGGCCGCACCCGCCGCTACCTGGAAGTCGAAGCCGCGCTGTCCCAGGTGCAGGGTGCGATCGGGGTGATCCCGAGGGCGGCTGCGGCGGCGATATCCCGCGTCTGCCGGATCGAGAACATTGATATGGACAAGCTTGCCCAGGAGACGACGGCCATCGGCTACCCCGTACTGCCGTTGGTGCATCAATTGCAGGAGTTGGCCGGCGATGGGGGTAACTGGTGTCATTGGGGTGCGACGACCCAGGACATCACCGACAGCACCACCATCCTGCAGATCAAGGCATCCTTCGAGGTGATCGAGGAACTGCTCGGCAGGACCATTACCGCCGCCGCCGCGCTGGCCCGCGAGCATCGTGATCTGCCGATGGTAGGTCGCTCCAACCTGCAGCAGGGGGTGCCCATCACCTTCGGGTTCAAGATGGCACGCATGGTGGCGTCGCTGCTGCGTCATCGTGAACGACTGGCCGAGCTGCGTCCGCGGGTCGAGGTGGTCGAGTTCGGCGGGGCCTGCGGCACGCTCGCCTCACTCGGCCACGACGGCATGAGGGTGCAGGAAAAGCTCGCCGAGGAGTTGGGCCTGGCCAAGCCGGACATCGCCTGGCACACCGAGCATGACCGGATCGCGGAGGCCGCCTGCTTCCTGGGCCTTGTCACCGGCACGCTCGCGAAGTTCGCGACCGACGTCAAGACGATGATGATGACCGAGGTCGGCGAGGTCTCCGAGCCGTTCGTGCCGAACCGGGGTTCCTCCTCCACCATGCCCCAGAAACGGAATCCGATGTCCTGCTGCTACATCACCGCCTGCGCGGCCAGCGTGCGGCAGTCAGTTGCCGCGCTTCTCGACGCCATGGCGTCTGACCACGAACGCGGGACCGGACCGTGGGAGATCGAGTGGATTCAGCTTCCCCCCATCTTCACGCTCGCGTCGGGTGCCCTGGCTCAGGCGGCATTCGTGCTGGAAGGGCTCGAAGTGCACGGCGACCGGATGTCCAGCAATCTCGGCGTCACCAAGGGGCTCATCATGTCGGAGGCGGTCATGATGGCCCTCGCTCGCAAGATGGGGCGTGGCCAGGCACACGACCTGCTCTATCGACTCTGTCGTCAGGCCCTGCGGCAGGACACGTCACTCGCCGAGGTCCTGCGGGCCGACCCAGACATCTCCACGCAGCTCTCGGCCAACGAGATCGCGGAACTGACCGACCCAGTGCGATACCTGGGCAGCGCCGGCATCGCGGTGGACCAGGTGCTCAGTCGCGTGTGA
- a CDS encoding penicillin acylase family protein produces MSPARILSSRVGRIALWTVAVLTTLALVLTLAAVWTVRRAFPQHDGALRLPGLTAPVAVYRDDHGIPQVYATTADDLFRAQGYLHAQDRFWEMDFRRHVTGGRLAELFGESQLETDIYLRTMGWRRVAEQEWDILAADTKRYLQVYADGVNAWLDEHDGGRASLEYAVLGLQNSDYEIEGWSPVDSLAWLKAMAWDLRGNMKDEITRAALLAGGLTRQQVEDLYPAYPFDRNTPIVTEGDIVAGAFDQEAPASPGPEGNADLRATETAGAGGGAVTAQPIDAVESTAGAAAARTVTALAGGLSRLPTVLGAGRGIGSNSWVIDGDLTDTGKPILANDPHLGPTMPGIWYQNGLHCECEFNVTGFSFSGLPGVVIGHNSRIAWGFTNLNPDVTDLYLERVNGDRVQVDGEWRPLATRTETIRVAGGEDVTITVRASGHGPLVSDASAELRDIGLAPPVDPAGSPAPVAATPQLAPEPSAISEDDRRDGYAIALSWTALRPGRTADAIFALNTAPGWTEFRAAAAMFEVPAQNLIYADTDGTIGYQAPGRVPVRGEGDGRWMVPGWDSAYDWQGFIPFEELPSVLDPPAGYLVTANQAVIGPSYPHMLTTDWAYGYRSQRIHELIELARDAGKITVADVQTMQFDNRNGFAPTLVPAVEAALATGDPSSLARSAADLWRDWDYQQPAEGEPDTDDGRSSAAAAYYNAVWRHLLLETFDELPEEHRLDGSDHSYEVVRGLLGLPGSPWWDRTATEVVEGRDDVLRAAAEAAASELARDQGDQPAEWRWGRMHTLTVRNQSFGTSGLGLVEWLFNADPVAVSGGGAIVNATGWNAATGYEVNAVPSMRMIVDLADLDASRWIQLTGNSGHAFHRNYDDQLELWRTGETLPMRWERGAIEAGAAQTLTLKP; encoded by the coding sequence GTGAGTCCTGCACGCATTCTTTCGTCCCGAGTGGGCAGGATCGCGCTCTGGACGGTGGCGGTCCTCACCACGCTGGCCCTCGTGCTCACCCTCGCGGCCGTGTGGACGGTGCGACGAGCGTTCCCCCAGCACGACGGCGCACTCCGGCTGCCGGGCCTCACCGCGCCGGTCGCCGTGTATCGCGACGACCACGGAATCCCGCAGGTGTACGCGACGACCGCCGATGACCTGTTCCGTGCTCAGGGCTATCTGCACGCGCAGGATCGGTTCTGGGAGATGGACTTTCGCCGCCATGTGACCGGAGGTCGGCTCGCCGAACTGTTCGGTGAGAGCCAACTGGAGACCGACATCTACCTGCGGACAATGGGCTGGCGACGAGTCGCCGAGCAGGAGTGGGACATTCTCGCCGCGGACACGAAGCGCTACCTCCAGGTGTACGCCGACGGTGTGAACGCCTGGCTCGACGAGCACGACGGGGGTCGGGCGAGTCTGGAGTACGCGGTACTCGGCCTGCAGAACTCGGACTACGAGATCGAGGGGTGGAGCCCGGTGGACAGTCTCGCCTGGCTCAAGGCGATGGCGTGGGACCTGCGGGGCAACATGAAAGACGAGATCACCCGAGCGGCGCTACTCGCCGGGGGCCTGACCCGCCAGCAGGTCGAGGACCTGTATCCGGCGTACCCTTTCGATCGGAACACACCGATTGTCACCGAGGGTGACATCGTGGCTGGTGCCTTCGATCAGGAAGCCCCAGCGTCCCCAGGCCCGGAGGGCAACGCGGATCTGCGCGCGACCGAGACCGCCGGAGCGGGCGGTGGTGCGGTCACCGCGCAACCGATCGACGCGGTCGAGTCAACCGCCGGTGCGGCTGCCGCGCGGACGGTGACCGCGCTGGCCGGCGGTTTGTCCCGGCTGCCGACCGTGCTGGGTGCTGGCCGAGGCATCGGCTCCAACTCGTGGGTCATCGACGGGGACCTGACCGACACCGGCAAGCCGATCCTTGCCAACGACCCGCATCTTGGTCCCACCATGCCTGGTATCTGGTACCAGAACGGTCTGCACTGCGAGTGCGAGTTCAACGTCACCGGCTTCAGCTTCTCCGGCCTACCCGGGGTGGTCATCGGCCACAACTCCCGCATCGCGTGGGGCTTCACCAACCTGAACCCGGACGTGACCGATCTGTATCTGGAGCGGGTGAACGGCGACCGGGTGCAGGTCGACGGAGAATGGCGGCCGCTGGCGACCCGGACGGAAACCATCAGGGTCGCGGGCGGTGAGGACGTGACCATCACCGTACGGGCCTCCGGGCATGGACCGCTGGTGTCCGACGCGTCGGCCGAACTGCGCGACATCGGCCTCGCGCCGCCGGTCGATCCGGCGGGTTCGCCGGCGCCGGTCGCCGCCACGCCACAGCTCGCCCCGGAGCCGTCGGCCATCTCCGAGGACGACCGGCGAGACGGCTACGCCATCGCGCTGAGCTGGACCGCGTTGCGTCCGGGCCGGACCGCCGACGCCATCTTCGCGCTCAACACCGCGCCGGGCTGGACCGAGTTCCGTGCCGCGGCGGCGATGTTCGAGGTGCCCGCGCAGAACCTCATCTACGCCGACACCGACGGCACCATCGGCTACCAGGCCCCCGGCCGGGTTCCGGTGCGCGGCGAGGGTGACGGGCGGTGGATGGTGCCCGGTTGGGACTCGGCGTACGACTGGCAGGGTTTCATCCCCTTCGAGGAGTTGCCGAGTGTCCTCGACCCGCCGGCCGGCTACCTGGTTACCGCCAACCAGGCCGTCATCGGCCCTTCGTACCCGCACATGCTCACCACGGACTGGGCCTACGGCTACCGCAGCCAGCGTATTCACGAGTTGATCGAGTTGGCCCGGGACGCTGGAAAGATCACCGTCGCGGATGTACAGACCATGCAGTTCGACAACCGCAACGGCTTCGCGCCGACGCTCGTCCCGGCGGTCGAGGCGGCTCTCGCCACCGGGGATCCGTCCAGTCTGGCCCGGTCCGCCGCCGACCTGTGGAGGGATTGGGACTACCAGCAGCCTGCCGAGGGCGAGCCGGACACCGACGACGGGCGCAGCTCCGCCGCGGCGGCGTACTACAACGCCGTCTGGCGGCACCTGCTCCTGGAGACTTTCGACGAGTTGCCGGAGGAGCACCGCCTCGATGGCAGCGACCACTCGTACGAGGTGGTGCGGGGTCTACTAGGCCTGCCCGGGTCGCCGTGGTGGGATCGGACGGCGACCGAGGTCGTCGAGGGCCGCGACGACGTTCTGCGGGCGGCGGCCGAAGCGGCAGCGAGTGAGCTGGCCCGCGATCAGGGCGACCAGCCGGCCGAATGGCGCTGGGGCCGCATGCACACGTTGACCGTACGGAACCAGTCCTTCGGCACCTCGGGCCTGGGGCTCGTCGAGTGGCTCTTCAACGCCGACCCCGTCGCCGTGTCGGGTGGCGGCGCGATCGTGAACGCCACAGGCTGGAACGCCGCCACCGGGTACGAGGTCAACGCTGTCCCGTCCATGCGGATGATCGTCGACCTGGCCGACCTGGACGCCTCCCGTTGGATCCAGTTGACCGGTAACTCCGGGCACGCGTTTCACCGCAACTACGACGACCAGCTCGAGTTGTGGCGCACCGGCGAAACCCTGCCGATGCGCTGGGAGCGAGGCGCGATCGAGGCCGGGGCGGCACAGACGCTCACCCTGAAGCCGTAA
- a CDS encoding IS4 family transposase: MDEIAIARTVTVAAGPFAAGHLGELTRLVPFEMIDDVLAATRRTQRRVRLLPARVVVYLLLAGCLFADCGYRQVWAKLVAGLRGLPVADPSDSALRQARQRLGPAPLRALFDLLRGPAATSAVAAVRWRGLLPLVVDGTMIAVADSPANLGRYGKHRCNNGGSGYPTLRLSALLTCGTRSVIDAVFDPSTTGEITQAHRLTRSLPAGMLLLADRNYAAADLIGAFTATGADLLIRCKSGRKLPMTRRCRDGSWLSVIDGQPVRIIEARISITTTAGSHTGDYRLITTLLDPRRYPAADLVRLYHQRWEIETAYLELKSTILGGRVLRARTPDGVDQEIHALLIVYQVLRTAMVDATDSRPGLDPDRASFTTALHAARDQITQAAGIIADTVIDLVGAIGERVLTDLLPDRRIRFKARMIKRSNSRYQTRGPRIDRRTYKATTSIDVITNDP; this comes from the coding sequence GTGGATGAGATTGCCATAGCCCGGACGGTCACGGTAGCTGCCGGGCCGTTCGCGGCGGGTCACCTCGGTGAGCTGACCCGCCTCGTGCCGTTCGAGATGATCGATGACGTGCTGGCTGCGACCAGGCGCACACAGCGACGTGTCCGCCTGTTGCCGGCCCGGGTCGTGGTGTATCTGCTGCTGGCCGGCTGCCTGTTCGCCGATTGCGGCTACCGGCAGGTGTGGGCGAAACTCGTCGCCGGTCTGCGCGGGCTGCCAGTCGCCGATCCCAGCGACAGCGCGTTGCGGCAGGCCCGGCAACGACTCGGCCCGGCCCCACTGCGGGCCTTGTTCGACCTGCTGCGCGGCCCCGCGGCCACCAGCGCTGTCGCTGCGGTGCGATGGCGGGGACTGCTACCGCTCGTCGTCGACGGCACCATGATCGCTGTCGCGGACTCGCCGGCCAACCTGGGTCGCTACGGCAAACACCGGTGCAACAACGGCGGCTCCGGCTACCCCACACTGCGGCTGAGCGCGCTACTGACATGCGGCACCCGCTCAGTCATCGACGCCGTGTTCGACCCGAGCACCACCGGCGAGATCACCCAAGCCCACCGGCTGACCCGCAGCCTGCCCGCCGGAATGCTGCTGCTGGCCGACCGCAACTACGCCGCCGCCGACCTAATCGGCGCGTTCACCGCCACCGGAGCGGACCTGCTGATCCGCTGCAAGAGCGGCCGGAAACTCCCGATGACCCGCCGCTGTCGAGACGGATCCTGGCTGTCGGTCATCGACGGCCAGCCGGTGAGGATCATCGAGGCCCGGATCAGCATCACCACCACGGCCGGCAGCCACACCGGCGACTACAGGCTCATCACCACCCTGCTCGACCCACGTCGCTACCCCGCCGCCGACCTCGTCCGCCTCTACCACCAGCGGTGGGAAATCGAGACCGCCTACCTGGAACTGAAGTCCACCATCCTCGGCGGCCGGGTGCTGCGCGCCCGCACCCCCGACGGCGTCGACCAGGAGATCCACGCCCTGCTCATCGTCTACCAGGTGCTGCGCACCGCCATGGTCGACGCCACCGACAGCCGGCCCGGCCTCGACCCGGACCGGGCCAGCTTCACCACCGCCCTGCACGCCGCCCGCGACCAGATCACCCAGGCCGCCGGCATCATCGCCGACACCGTCATCGACCTGGTCGGCGCCATCGGTGAACGCGTCCTGACGGACCTGCTGCCCGACCGTCGCATCCGATTCAAGGCCCGCATGATCAAACGCTCGAACTCCAGGTACCAGACCCGCGGACCCCGGATCGACCGCCGAACCTACAAGGCCACCACCAGCATCGACGTCATCACCAACGACCCTTGA